A portion of the Streptomyces platensis genome contains these proteins:
- a CDS encoding aminoglycoside phosphotransferase family protein, with protein MYAASSAVTVPTRPHRPHPTGGGPYLDPAPSAGAVPGLPGGRTRRAQGTGAQPLSGRLDLSGPQGAQLRAAVASVHRICPEFNPVQVLRRSGRSVLLVGTTGRMTAVAKCLLDHSPAWADRFRQEISAYRAFVRHRPPVRVPRLVAADPDNCTLIMERMPGRVAALTRHPSEAPPRADVRSALGAICRINLWRPPGGLFDTPLDYAGRIGRYHDLGLLTDRDLGDLQKLMHGLSHTQGQFCHGDALLNNVLLSPVGPVLLDWDNAGWYLPGYDLATLWSVLGDAPVARRHISQLAQNAGPASRDAFLVNLMLVLTREIRRYETAVQRTMREPAPTGAPGPGHPGVPAAGEEQRLLLRRLHDDCQMARRAVRAAVGTR; from the coding sequence ATGTATGCAGCATCGTCCGCCGTGACCGTCCCCACCCGGCCGCACCGCCCGCACCCCACCGGAGGGGGGCCGTATCTCGACCCCGCCCCTTCCGCGGGGGCGGTTCCCGGTCTTCCCGGCGGCCGTACCCGGCGGGCGCAGGGGACAGGCGCCCAACCGCTCAGCGGGAGGCTCGACTTGTCCGGCCCCCAGGGCGCCCAGTTGCGCGCCGCCGTTGCCTCGGTGCACCGCATCTGCCCGGAGTTCAATCCGGTGCAGGTGCTGCGCCGCAGCGGCAGATCCGTCCTCCTCGTGGGGACGACGGGCCGGATGACCGCGGTCGCGAAGTGTTTACTGGACCATTCGCCGGCCTGGGCGGACAGGTTCCGGCAGGAAATAAGTGCATACCGCGCATTCGTCCGGCATCGTCCGCCGGTTCGGGTGCCGCGGCTGGTGGCGGCCGACCCCGACAACTGCACGCTCATCATGGAGCGGATGCCCGGCCGGGTCGCGGCCCTGACCCGGCACCCGTCCGAGGCCCCGCCCCGCGCGGACGTCCGGTCCGCGCTGGGTGCGATCTGCCGGATCAACCTCTGGCGTCCGCCGGGCGGGCTGTTCGACACCCCGCTGGACTACGCGGGCCGGATCGGCCGCTACCACGACCTGGGGCTGCTCACCGACCGGGACCTGGGGGATCTTCAGAAGCTGATGCACGGCCTGTCGCACACCCAGGGCCAGTTCTGTCACGGCGATGCGCTGCTGAACAACGTGCTGCTGTCCCCCGTCGGCCCGGTGCTGCTGGACTGGGACAACGCGGGCTGGTATCTGCCGGGCTACGACCTGGCGACGCTGTGGTCGGTGCTCGGTGACGCGCCGGTGGCCCGCCGCCACATCAGCCAGCTCGCCCAGAACGCCGGACCGGCCTCGCGGGACGCCTTCCTGGTGAATCTGATGCTGGTGCTCACCCGCGAGATCCGGCGCTATGAAACCGCGGTCCAGCGGACCATGCGCGAGCCCGCGCCGACGGGGGCACCGGGGCCGGGACACCCCGGCGTGCCCGCGGCGGGCGAGGAGCAGCGGCTGCTCCTGCGCCGACTGCACGACGACTGCCAGATGGCGCGGCGTGCGGTAAGGGCGGCGGTCGGCACCCGCTGA